A section of the Pogoniulus pusillus isolate bPogPus1 chromosome 3, bPogPus1.pri, whole genome shotgun sequence genome encodes:
- the TPT1 gene encoding translationally-controlled tumor protein encodes MIIYRDCISQDEMFSDIYKIREVANGLCLEVEGKMVTRTEGQIDDSLIGGNASAEGPEGDGTEATVITGVDIVINHHLQETSFTKESYKKYIKDYMKAIKARLEEHKPERVKPFMTGAAEQIKHILANFKNYQFFVGENMNPDGMVALLDFREDGVTPYMIFFKDGLEIEKC; translated from the exons ATGATCATCTACCGGGACTGCATTAGCC AGGACGAGATGTTCTCGGACATCTACAAGATCCGGGAGGTGGCGAACGGCCTGTGCCTGGAAGTGGAGGGGAAG ATGGTCACCAGGACAGAGGGTCAAATTGATGACTCTCTAATTGGTGGCAATgcctctgctgaaggtcctgagggagatggaacaGAAGCCACGGTCATAACTGGTGTTGATATAGTAATAAACCACCACCTTCAAGAAACCAGCTTTACAAAAGAGTCCTACAAGAAGTACATCAAGGACTACATGAAAGC aaTCAAAGCCCGCCTTGAGGAACACAAGCCAGAGAGAGTAAAGCCTTTCATgacaggggctgcagaacaaATCAAACACATCCTTGCCAACTTTAAAAACTACCAG TTCTTTGTAGGGGAGAACATGAATCCAGATGGTATGGTGGCTCTCCTGGATTTCCGTGAGGATGGTGTCACCCCGTATATGATTTTCTTTAAGGATGGCTTGGAAATTGAGAAGTGT TAA